Proteins co-encoded in one Sulfurimonas sp. HSL1-2 genomic window:
- a CDS encoding TIGR03032 family protein — MSKKKTKNSKETSEIRSKFTPDVPLLLKDLGVSVAVTTYQAGKLFLLRSTGSRLNAHFRSFLRPMGLCVDKNHIHMGDLYSIIKFHNIPGACNALESPIPLDACYLPRNIHITGKIDIHEMETDSEGNLWFVNTLYSTLCKLDYEHSFVPVWRPDFVTEMVAEDRCHLNGLCMIDGRPKYMTALGRSDMKGGWRENKRNGGILIDIETDEIVFEGLSMPHSPRWYRGKLWVLESGEGSLATLDLERKEVTTVAQLPGFVRGLDFVGNLAFIGLSKIRDSAFSGLPIVERIEEPLCGVWVVDIDTGETVGHVEFVSGVAEVFGVKAVPALFPEVRELFEPLQQNSITVP; from the coding sequence ATGTCGAAAAAAAAGACCAAAAACAGCAAAGAAACCTCAGAGATCAGGAGCAAGTTCACGCCGGACGTTCCGCTGCTACTGAAAGATCTCGGTGTGTCGGTGGCCGTTACGACCTATCAGGCCGGGAAACTGTTTCTGCTTCGCAGCACCGGCAGCAGGCTCAATGCACATTTTCGCTCTTTTTTGCGCCCGATGGGGCTTTGCGTCGATAAGAACCATATCCATATGGGGGACCTCTACAGCATCATCAAGTTTCACAACATCCCCGGAGCCTGCAACGCCCTGGAATCTCCCATACCGTTGGATGCGTGTTATCTGCCCCGCAATATCCATATTACGGGCAAAATCGATATCCATGAGATGGAAACGGACAGCGAAGGCAACCTCTGGTTCGTCAATACGCTCTATTCGACCCTGTGCAAGTTGGATTACGAACACAGTTTCGTACCGGTGTGGAGACCCGATTTCGTCACTGAGATGGTCGCGGAAGACCGATGCCATCTCAACGGGCTCTGCATGATCGATGGCAGACCGAAGTACATGACGGCTCTGGGGCGGTCCGACATGAAGGGCGGCTGGCGCGAGAACAAGCGCAACGGCGGCATACTGATAGACATTGAAACGGATGAAATCGTGTTTGAAGGGCTCTCCATGCCGCACTCGCCGCGGTGGTACCGGGGGAAACTCTGGGTACTGGAATCGGGAGAAGGCAGCCTCGCGACGCTGGACCTGGAACGCAAAGAGGTGACGACCGTTGCACAACTCCCGGGTTTTGTCAGGGGATTGGATTTTGTCGGGAACCTTGCCTTCATAGGTCTTTCGAAGATCCGTGACAGCGCTTTTTCCGGGCTGCCGATCGTCGAACGCATTGAAGAGCCTTTGTGCGGTGTATGGGTCGTTGATATCGATACGGGAGAGACCGTAGGGCACGTGGAGTTCGTCTCCGGCGTGGCAGAAGTGTTTGGCGTCAAGGCGGTACCGGCCCTCTTTCCGGAAGTGAGGGAGCTTTTCGAACCGCTGCAGCAGAACAGCATCACCGTACCGTAG
- a CDS encoding S8 family peptidase codes for MLFKSTAVMLFALMMAVLLLTACGDGSHSESDTLVETVTVSIGGSTAVRGALCDADIEVMKLDGSVLFFAKSNAYDPQRDGTEYNATATELLPFSERAAGRFAATRAFVVSSLPLEDTMLLLKVTGGQEIDPDGDGFVLENDIRSFAGPLYAYATFGTLRDGNVSVNLFSSAAAAVAAERHLFVPSTVTTILGKVAGKLFASDPAGGAIDAATLTRFNPSIVEDNRSVHFGDLNDPDSYNALAGGYYATGLYEGSEGLWKQDGDHEGLMDAFEQLYGTDTGLADSDSDGVNDYAEVWGGTDPLDGTNVRGDLLFPYQWHLQNTGQTAGANDGGIAGEDLGITGLPAAYAGSGDVVVGVVDTGVESGHPDLKNNLDMSMSYHYGTRTKDPVPLASDIGYHGTSCAGIIGAQGFNAVGVRGVSPMTRLAGFNVLATGRISDFADAFSRSGIAIFSNSWGPITSAALTDWGPVLEDALEEGALNGRGGKGAIYVFAAGNDRTDSHEGYANTSSLHNSKYAITVSAVDASGRLSVYSNTGANVLVAATGGAYGLTDPAIVTTDLTGVGIGHDTKYDIDGNVLGDSVLDGNNPDGNYTRFMNGTSSACPSVAGVCALMLQANPALTRRDARYILARTARQNDASDGGWTLNGAGLPVNGKYGFGVVDAAAAVAMAEGFTTLGPEQLIGRYTDLANVQIPDANSTGIERGITITEAMSVEHVDVWITTDHDRIDDLRIVLVSPSGTESVLAVGGENYLFGSARYADWRFSTVRCLDETSVGTWRLKVMDLRAGYGGLLESWRIRISGHF; via the coding sequence ATGCTTTTCAAAAGTACGGCTGTTATGTTGTTCGCTTTAATGATGGCTGTTCTGCTGCTCACGGCGTGCGGAGACGGGTCGCATTCCGAATCGGATACATTGGTGGAGACGGTTACCGTAAGCATTGGCGGCAGTACGGCGGTCAGGGGAGCGCTTTGCGATGCGGATATCGAAGTGATGAAGCTCGACGGCAGCGTGCTGTTTTTCGCCAAAAGCAATGCGTATGACCCGCAGCGTGACGGTACGGAGTACAACGCCACGGCGACGGAGCTGCTGCCTTTCAGCGAAAGGGCTGCGGGCCGTTTCGCAGCAACACGGGCTTTCGTGGTATCGTCGCTGCCCCTGGAAGATACGATGTTGCTCTTGAAAGTGACCGGCGGTCAGGAGATCGATCCCGACGGTGATGGATTTGTCCTTGAGAATGATATACGCAGTTTCGCCGGCCCGCTTTATGCCTACGCAACGTTCGGGACGCTGCGCGACGGCAACGTGTCGGTCAACCTATTCAGTTCTGCCGCTGCCGCCGTAGCAGCGGAACGTCACCTTTTCGTACCGTCGACGGTCACAACGATCCTCGGGAAAGTAGCCGGAAAACTTTTCGCTTCGGACCCGGCAGGCGGCGCAATCGATGCGGCGACGCTGACCCGCTTCAACCCCTCTATTGTCGAAGACAACCGTTCGGTTCATTTCGGTGATCTGAACGACCCGGACAGTTACAACGCATTGGCAGGGGGCTATTACGCAACGGGACTGTATGAAGGCAGCGAAGGGCTCTGGAAACAGGATGGTGATCATGAAGGGCTTATGGATGCCTTTGAACAGCTCTACGGTACAGATACCGGACTGGCCGACAGCGACAGTGACGGCGTCAATGATTATGCCGAGGTGTGGGGCGGCACGGACCCACTGGACGGCACGAATGTCCGGGGGGATCTGCTCTTTCCCTACCAGTGGCACCTGCAGAACACAGGGCAGACGGCCGGTGCAAATGATGGTGGCATAGCCGGGGAAGACCTCGGCATCACTGGACTGCCGGCCGCCTATGCCGGCAGCGGTGACGTGGTCGTCGGCGTTGTCGATACCGGTGTCGAGTCCGGGCACCCCGATCTGAAAAACAATCTTGACATGAGCATGAGCTACCACTACGGGACACGTACGAAAGACCCCGTCCCGCTGGCAAGTGATATCGGGTACCACGGTACTTCATGCGCGGGGATTATCGGCGCGCAGGGGTTTAATGCCGTTGGGGTCCGCGGCGTTTCGCCGATGACGCGGCTGGCCGGTTTCAACGTGTTGGCAACGGGGAGGATTTCCGATTTCGCCGATGCGTTTTCCCGCAGCGGTATCGCCATCTTCTCAAACAGCTGGGGGCCGATAACGTCGGCGGCATTGACGGACTGGGGGCCGGTGCTCGAAGATGCTCTGGAAGAGGGTGCACTCAACGGACGCGGCGGAAAAGGAGCCATTTATGTCTTTGCCGCCGGCAACGATCGTACCGACAGCCATGAAGGATATGCCAATACTTCCAGTCTGCACAACAGTAAATACGCCATTACGGTTTCCGCGGTGGATGCTTCGGGCAGGCTCAGTGTCTACTCCAACACTGGGGCGAACGTTCTTGTCGCCGCAACGGGGGGTGCGTACGGGCTTACGGATCCCGCGATCGTGACGACGGACCTGACGGGGGTCGGAATTGGGCATGATACAAAGTATGATATTGACGGAAACGTTCTTGGCGACTCTGTGCTGGATGGAAACAATCCGGATGGAAACTACACCCGCTTTATGAACGGGACATCTTCGGCATGCCCGTCGGTAGCCGGTGTCTGTGCACTCATGCTTCAGGCCAATCCGGCGTTGACGCGACGGGATGCCCGCTATATTCTTGCCCGGACGGCACGTCAGAACGATGCGTCCGACGGCGGCTGGACCTTGAACGGGGCGGGATTGCCTGTTAACGGAAAATATGGTTTCGGAGTCGTGGATGCAGCTGCTGCCGTTGCCATGGCGGAAGGGTTTACAACGCTGGGGCCGGAACAGCTCATCGGGCGCTATACCGATTTGGCCAATGTTCAGATCCCCGACGCGAACAGTACGGGCATTGAGCGTGGTATCACTATTACCGAAGCGATGTCGGTCGAACATGTCGATGTCTGGATCACGACAGACCATGACCGCATCGATGACCTCCGTATCGTTCTCGTCTCGCCGTCGGGAACAGAGAGTGTCCTCGCCGTCGGCGGGGAAAACTACCTCTTCGGTTCCGCGCGTTATGCAGATTGGCGGTTTTCGACCGTACGGTGTCTGGATGAAACTTCGGTGGGTACATGGCGACTGAAAGTGATGGACCTCAGGGCCGGATACGGCGGTTTGCTGGAAAGCTGGCGTATCCGAATTAGCGGTCACTTCTAG
- a CDS encoding SDR family NAD(P)-dependent oxidoreductase, which yields MTKTVFITGGASGIGKAAVKRFYEAGDQVFFIDKDEAAGIRVAETFDAQRVRFYCADVSDSEELRVAVESAEAAFGGIDTVFANAGQHLSATLLDTTEAQWDALMSVNLKGVFLTLKYTLPKLIARGGGAVVLMGSDQSLIGKRKSFAYGATRGAVAQMTKSLALDYAESNIRVNCVCPATIETPLAMKAMRNAAGLSEDADMEAVLAEERALHPLGRIGRPEEVAEAVYFLASDAASFITGSLLPVDGGFTAK from the coding sequence ATGACCAAAACCGTTTTTATTACGGGGGGTGCCAGCGGTATCGGGAAGGCGGCAGTCAAACGTTTCTACGAGGCCGGGGATCAGGTCTTTTTTATTGACAAGGACGAGGCTGCCGGCATCAGGGTGGCGGAGACCTTTGACGCGCAGCGTGTCCGCTTCTACTGCGCCGATGTCTCCGACAGTGAAGAACTCCGTGTCGCGGTGGAGAGCGCTGAAGCGGCGTTCGGGGGCATTGACACCGTCTTCGCCAATGCCGGGCAGCATCTGAGTGCCACCCTGCTCGATACGACGGAGGCGCAGTGGGATGCCCTGATGAGTGTCAACCTTAAAGGGGTTTTTCTCACCCTCAAATACACGCTGCCGAAGCTGATCGCCCGGGGCGGCGGCGCCGTCGTGCTGATGGGGTCGGATCAGTCCCTGATCGGCAAACGAAAGAGTTTCGCCTACGGTGCAACCCGCGGTGCAGTGGCGCAAATGACAAAGAGTCTTGCCCTGGATTACGCTGAAAGTAACATCCGTGTCAACTGCGTCTGTCCGGCGACCATCGAGACGCCGCTGGCGATGAAGGCGATGCGCAACGCTGCGGGGCTCAGTGAAGATGCCGATATGGAAGCGGTTTTGGCCGAGGAGCGTGCACTGCACCCGCTGGGACGGATCGGCCGGCCCGAAGAGGTGGCGGAAGCCGTCTATTTCCTCGCCTCCGACGCGGCATCGTTCATTACCGGAAGCCTGCTGCCGGTCGATGGGGGCTTTACCGCCAAGTAA
- a CDS encoding cyclase family protein, whose translation MEFIYLSHLLDRSTPSYGGTTQMACDRLASIEAGDVANESFLRMPAHMGTHVDMPLHFFEKGQEIESFDAAYWVFDRPLIMEVSPESLLIEDELIRRLEAIEGRNNTDLLLVKTGAEAYRGERAYWESNPGFSAGLFDVLVARFPKLRLLGFDTISVASFQHPQAGREAHRAFLNPSRPVLLLEDMHLADVGETTPLRQVVVAPLRISGSDGLPCTVLAAIE comes from the coding sequence ATGGAGTTTATTTATCTGTCGCATCTGCTTGACAGGTCGACGCCTTCTTACGGCGGCACCACGCAGATGGCGTGCGACCGGCTGGCATCGATCGAGGCGGGAGATGTCGCAAATGAATCTTTTCTCCGTATGCCTGCGCATATGGGGACCCATGTCGATATGCCGCTGCATTTTTTTGAGAAGGGGCAGGAGATCGAAAGTTTCGATGCCGCTTACTGGGTGTTTGACCGTCCGCTGATTATGGAAGTCTCCCCCGAAAGCCTGCTTATTGAAGATGAACTGATACGCCGCCTCGAAGCGATCGAGGGCAGAAACAATACCGACCTGCTGCTGGTGAAAACCGGTGCGGAGGCCTACCGCGGTGAGCGGGCATACTGGGAGAGCAACCCCGGGTTTTCGGCAGGGCTTTTTGACGTGCTGGTCGCCAGATTCCCGAAACTGCGCCTGCTGGGGTTCGACACGATCTCCGTCGCCAGTTTCCAGCATCCGCAGGCAGGCCGCGAAGCCCACAGGGCCTTTTTAAATCCGTCACGTCCGGTGCTTCTGCTCGAAGATATGCATCTTGCAGATGTTGGGGAGACGACGCCGCTGCGCCAGGTCGTTGTCGCGCCGCTGCGTATCAGCGGCAGCGACGGGCTGCCCTGTACCGTGTTGGCGGCGATTGAGTGA
- a CDS encoding YaeQ family protein has translation MALGATIYKVSLSISDLDRHFYHDFDMTVARHPSETEERMMMRLAAFALHADERLAFTKGIVQEDEPDLWLTDYDGTIRLWIDLGQPDEKRVRKACGRAEAVIIYTYSRRAADAWWRQNGTKLARFGNLQVIQLDTEGDAAAMAERSMQLQALIQDGELLLTDDRDRQLKITRESWV, from the coding sequence ATGGCGCTGGGCGCAACGATCTACAAAGTATCCCTTTCCATCTCCGATCTGGACCGCCACTTCTACCATGACTTCGACATGACCGTCGCCCGCCACCCCTCCGAAACGGAAGAGCGGATGATGATGCGCCTGGCTGCTTTTGCCCTGCATGCCGACGAACGGCTTGCCTTTACCAAGGGGATCGTCCAGGAGGATGAACCCGACCTCTGGCTGACCGATTATGACGGCACAATCCGGCTCTGGATCGACCTGGGACAGCCCGACGAGAAGCGGGTCCGCAAGGCGTGCGGCCGTGCCGAAGCGGTGATCATCTACACCTATTCCCGCCGGGCGGCCGACGCATGGTGGCGCCAGAACGGTACCAAGCTGGCGCGTTTCGGCAACCTTCAGGTGATCCAGCTCGATACAGAGGGCGACGCTGCGGCCATGGCAGAACGGAGTATGCAACTCCAGGCGCTGATCCAGGACGGCGAACTGCTTCTGACCGACGACCGGGATCGGCAGCTTAAAATCACGAGGGAGTCATGGGTGTAA